The genomic DNA ACTGCGGAAGCTGAGTGATGCTGTGCGTTATCCATTGTATTTTATCCGTATTATTTAAAATTCCAACCGGACAAACCCGGCTAAAGAACAACTCGTCTTTCCTTGCGGCATGGCGTCATGCGGGCAAGACTTCCCTCCCTCCGGCTTGGTCCCGTATTCGGGGCCGTCGGAAGGTTTCATACGTCTTCCGTTCGGACAGAGACGATTCCTCAAGGCGACCAGGGAACAAGGGCCAATCAACACCGAGTCGTACAAAATCGGGGTCGTCGCCCAGGAGCCGTACCACGGCCCCTATCCGTTCCTTCGGCAAAAAGCGTGCGGTCCAAACATCTTGATCCAAGACAACTTCAAATCCGAGATTGTGCCATTTTTCTCAAACCAGACCGGAAAGCGACACACTCAGCAGAAGTAAATCTAAAACACTTTCTACCGACCAACGCACAAACAACGGTCTCACGTGCGTTGAGAATCGAACTACCTAATCATAAAACGCTTGTCAAACGCCAATTGTGAAACATGGAACATAATTTTTCCACTGCACTACTACCAGTTGAGCACTCCAATCCTGCTATTCCCAGATCCAAATCCAGACTTAAACAAGAAACATGCCATGTGAAAAAGATCACAAGACACTTGTTTCCACTAACACCACCTTCTTGCTCCGCCGCCAAACCTTTCATCTGAAGACAGGACAATTGTAAATCGGGAATTTCCGTCAACCAATTTTACTACAATCCAGCCAAAATCGTGGTTAAGCCCTAATCCCAGCGTGATATGCTCTATTCTCAACACAGGAACACGCGTCAGCCCACACACGGACAAAATTCGGGGGGGGCTGACTCTCATTGCCCAAGGAAATTCAAAGCTAAGGCCAGTGCGATGTCGCCGCTTCCTTTGACCAGGTCTATCGGGTTCGCCAAGGGGAAACATCTGTTCACTGGTCGCCCCTCGCTGGACGACAGGAGTTGCCGCCATGCCACCACAACACGGCTGTCTTACAACCGGCTTTGCTTTTGCCTTGTCATGGGCTATATATTTTACTCTCCTAAAATGGCTGCTCGCTGTTCCTGGATCAAATCCCGAAACATGCCCGTTATACGAACGCGGCTGGAGCGCATAGCCATGACATTCCGACCAGTTTATTTTACTCCAGCTTCCCAACTTCTTTGTTTCCGCGTCACAAAATACGTGGAGGCCATGGTCGGGCCCTATCCGATTCTGAAACGTTCAAAAAATAAGCGGCCGGACGCAATCGTGTTGCCGACCCGCAGCGCAAGCGCGCCCGGCTGCATGGCAGTAACACATAACCACATGGAGACCCCATGGAACCTTACATCACGGCGACAAACGGCGTGATCTTGGTCTTCCTCCTCATCCTGACGCTCATCCTTCTTTTTTGTCTAATCCTCGCCCCGCTTTTCATCTGGAAATGGACCAAGGCCACAAAGAGAGAAATAACTCGACTCAACTCCAACACGATCGCGCTTATCACCATGCTAAAGCGATGGGAGAACCGCTACCTTCTGGTGGATGGAGAACAAAGCCCCGACCACAAAGACGAACGGCTGTTTAAATAACGGCCAGTTAACGGTGCGAGGGGAAAACCGTGGAACAGACGTTGGAGTCTTGCCTTGCGGGCGCTCCACGGTTTATTTATCGGCATGTCCTCGCTCTTCACTCGAAACATCATTGAAACCATACGGGCCATCCCAAAGGGTCGGGTATCCACTTACGGCCGCGTGGCCGCTCTGGCGGGCAATCGGCTGGGAGCGCGACAGGTTGCCAGAGTGCTGCATTCTAGCTCCCGCAAAGAAAATTTGCCGTGGCACAGGGTGGTCAACCGCGAAGGCCGGATCGCCCTGGGGAAATTGCAAGGGCGCGATGAGCAAAAACGTCTGCTCCAAGCCGAGGGCGTGGAGTTCGACCACGCAGGGCGCATTGACCTGGACCGATTCGCCTGGCTGCCGAATGAGCCAATAGTGACAGATAGATAGCGATTGCCAAGTGTTCCGGCTTCGACTATCACACTCTCCATGTCCGGAAATCGTCCATTGGGATTCTTCTTCGCCTTGCTCGCCGTGACCATATGGTCCGGCAATTTTCTTATCGCCAGCGGTTTCGTGGACGATATTCCTCCCGTCACGCTGGCCGCCCTCCGTTGGTTGACGGCCACTGCTGTCTTCCTGCCCTTCGCGAAACGCGACATGCAACGCGACATGCAGGCCTTGCTCGACAATCGCTACGAGCTTCTTGCGGCGTCGATCACCGGCGTGACCTTGTTCAACACCATGGTGTATATCAGTGCGCGCACCACAGACACGGTGAACATGGCCCTGTTCGCAGCCACCGCGCCGGTCTTCGTGGTCATTCTGGCCCGCATATTCCTCAAGGAACGAATCTCTCCGCTACGCTGGACCGGCCTGGCCATCGCCATTTTCGGAATGCTGGCCATCGCCACCAGAGGTTCTCTGGACACGCTCCTTCACATGACCTTTCGGCTGGGCGACATCTGGATGTTCGCCGCGGGCTTCCTCTGGGCCGTGTACTCTATTCTGGTCAAGCGCAAGCCCGCGACTATTAGCCAAAACGCCTATCTCGGCGCGACCTTTTTACTGGGGACCATCCCGCTTGTCCCCGCAGCCCTCATGGAACAGTGCTTCGTATCCTCCTGGACTCTCACCCCGGCCGTGATCGGCGTTATTCTGTACACAGGCGTGCTGGCCTCCCTGGCCGCATTTTTCCTCTTCAACACTGCCATCATGCACATCGGGCCGGGCAATGCCGCCCTGTTTCAATATTTCATTCCGGTCTTCAGCGGAATCGGCGCGTGGGTCCTGCTCGACCAGCCCATAACCCCGGTCCACGCCGCAGGCTTCGTGCTCATCTTTTCAGGCGTGGTCATGGCCACCCGCACCCGCTGACCGGGCAGCTGTTGCCACTCGAAATGAGGGTTGCTTTTCCGTTCGATTTTACAATATATTGAGAGCCATGAAACAACTACTCGCCACCATAATTCTTGCCGTCTCCCTAGCCGCCCTCCCCGCCTGTTCGACCAAGGCCCCGGACCTGGGAATGGCCAATGGAATGTTCGCCGTCTGCCCGGACGATGTCGACTGCATTTCCTCGCAAGCCGACGATGCAAAACACAAAATCGCTCCCATCACGGCCACCGGCGATCCAAACAAGGTAATGGTGGACCTACGCAGCGCAATTGAATCCATCTTCGGCGCCAAGGTGGTCCTGAGCGAGGGCAACTATCTGCGTGCCGAGTTCCGAAGCAGCGTCCTGCGGACCATAGACGATGCGGAATTTTTCTACGACGAGCAGGCCGGTCTGATTCATATCCATGCCCTGTCCCGTGGCGAAGCCCTGAATTTCCCGGACAGCCGGAAGCGTATCGAAGAGGTGCGCGTCAACTTCGCCAAATTGCAATAATCATTTTCCCAAAGCGCACAAAAAAAGACCGCCTCCAAAAGGCGGTCTTTTTTTGTACAGTCGTTCGGCTACTTGGATATGGCTTCGTTGGGACAGGTCTCAATGGCTTCATCCACGCAATCCAGAGTCGAATCCGGATCGATGACAGTAGCCTTTTCCCCGTCGGCGTCCATTTCGAAAACTTCAGGACAGATCTCAACGCACGATTCACAACCAATACATTCATCATGATCAATGACAATGGCCATAACTCAACCTCCTGAGATACTGGAATTAGTTAAAAATGGATTTCCATTTGTTGATACCTATACCCTGCGATTCAATTTGGTGGCAACTGTTTTATTCTGAATTTAGAGACAAAGCGATCGTCATCGGCAGCCCACTGCAAATA from Pseudodesulfovibrio thermohalotolerans includes the following:
- a CDS encoding DMT family transporter, giving the protein MGFFFALLAVTIWSGNFLIASGFVDDIPPVTLAALRWLTATAVFLPFAKRDMQRDMQALLDNRYELLAASITGVTLFNTMVYISARTTDTVNMALFAATAPVFVVILARIFLKERISPLRWTGLAIAIFGMLAIATRGSLDTLLHMTFRLGDIWMFAAGFLWAVYSILVKRKPATISQNAYLGATFLLGTIPLVPAALMEQCFVSSWTLTPAVIGVILYTGVLASLAAFFLFNTAIMHIGPGNAALFQYFIPVFSGIGAWVLLDQPITPVHAAGFVLIFSGVVMATRTR
- a CDS encoding ferredoxin; amino-acid sequence: MAIVIDHDECIGCESCVEICPEVFEMDADGEKATVIDPDSTLDCVDEAIETCPNEAISK
- a CDS encoding DUF1499 domain-containing protein, which codes for MKQLLATIILAVSLAALPACSTKAPDLGMANGMFAVCPDDVDCISSQADDAKHKIAPITATGDPNKVMVDLRSAIESIFGAKVVLSEGNYLRAEFRSSVLRTIDDAEFFYDEQAGLIHIHALSRGEALNFPDSRKRIEEVRVNFAKLQ
- a CDS encoding MGMT family protein, which codes for MSSLFTRNIIETIRAIPKGRVSTYGRVAALAGNRLGARQVARVLHSSSRKENLPWHRVVNREGRIALGKLQGRDEQKRLLQAEGVEFDHAGRIDLDRFAWLPNEPIVTDR